Proteins encoded in a region of the Neodiprion lecontei isolate iyNeoLeco1 chromosome 5, iyNeoLeco1.1, whole genome shotgun sequence genome:
- the LOC107220900 gene encoding UDP-glycosyltransferase UGT5, which yields MPLHLIVLVLTLIASDLHCGNGARILGVFPMPSISHQVIFRKLTLELNKRGHELVVLTPDPVNDTTLKNYKEIDLHFLYDSLDLGSHIDIRGKIDFVDIFKYYEALSCFHTNEVFNHPEFRKLYAPNSGENFDLILLETFVYPAFLSLAERFKAPIIGIASAGLQMSVQYDIGNPILPSHPSNWNKDMRDFGAWVPWERLDNFIKAWRHIYYYRTEFLPKHQAIAEKHMGIEIPHLGDIHKNISLIFVNQQGPISFARPNLPNIIEIGGFHVSESIKPLSMDLQKILDNATQGFIYMSLGSNVKSNMLKEETRNEFIAAFSELPYKVIWKFEDEVLPKKPDNVIAMKWVPQQAILAHPNLKVFIYQGGLQSTEEAVSHAVPLIGLPVFGDQDMNVDKMVSLGVAKKLEITAVKRDDLLEAIRTIALDKGYKQRMLTLRSLLNEKLRDSLENAIWWTEHVIRHRGAPHLHSSTSDEPWYQRQDMDIVAFISAIFVITLISSLVILYKSLIYCLNALTRNFTRSVGKDKKGN from the exons ATGCCACTCCACCTCATCGTGCTTGTATTGACGTTAATCGCGAGTGATTTGCATTGTGGAAATGGCGCGAGGATATTGGGTGTATTCCCGATGCCATCGATCAGCCATCAGGTAATATTCCGCAAACTGACTTTGGAATTGAATAAAAGAGGCCACGAGCTCGTCGTGTTAACGCCAGATCCGGTCAACGATACGACCTTGAAGAACTACAAGGAAATAGACCTTCATTTTCTCTACGATAGCCTTGATTTGGGAAGTCATATAGATATACGAGGAAAGATCGATTTCGTTGACATATTCAAGTATTATGAAGCTTTGTCGTGCTTTCATACCAATGAAGTATTCAATCATCCGgagtttcgaaaattgtatGCGCCGAACAGCGGTGAAAACTTTGACTTGATATTGTTAGAGACTTTTGTGTATCCTGCATTCCTGTCTCTTGCAGAACGATTCAAAGCTCCGATAATCG GGATCGCCAGTGCCGGCTTACAAATGAGTGTTCAATACGACATCGGCAATCCCATTCTGCCTTCTCATCCGTCGAATTGGAACAAAGATATGAGAGATTTTGGAGCCTGGGTACCATGGGAGCGGTTGGATAACTTTATCAAAGCTTGGAGACACATTTACTACTACAGAACAGAATTTTTGCCGAAACACCAGGCAATCGCGGAAAAGCACATGGGAATCGAGATCCCGCATCTCGGTGACATCcataaaaatatcagtttgATTTTCGTTAATCAACAGGGTCCAATTTCTTTCGCTAGACCGAACCTTCCAAACATCATTGAAATTGGAGGTTTTCACGTGTCAGAATCGATCAAGCCGTTATCAATG GACCTGCAAAAAATTCTCGATAACGCTACCCAGGGTTTTATTTACATGAGTCTTGGATCAAATGTAAAGAGTAACATGCTAAAGGAGGAAACACGCAATGAATTCatagctgcgttttctgaactACCCTACAAAGTGATTTGGAAGTTCGAGGATGAAGTACTTCCGAAAAAACCAGATAACGTAATCGCAATGAAGTGGGTTCCTCAACAAGCTATCCTAG CTCACCCCAACCTGAAGGTGTTCATCTATCAGGGTGGACTCCAGAGTACAGAGGAAGCCGTTTCACACGCCGTTCCTCTGATCGGTTTGCCAGTTTTCGGTGACCAAGATATGAATGTCGACAAAATGGTATCCCTTGGTGTCGCTAAGAAGCTCGAGATCACTGCTGTCAAAAGGGACGATCTACTGGAAGCAATTCGTACCATCGCCCTGGACAAAGG GTACAAGCAGCGGATGTTGActttacgatcgctgttgaaCGAAAAACTACGCGATTCGCTCGAGAACGCAATTTGGTGGACGGAACACGTTATACGTCACAGAGGCGCTCCGCATCTGCATTCCTCGACGTCCGACGAGCCTTGGTATCAGCGCCAGGACATGGACATCGTCGCGTTTATATCTGCAATATTTGTCATCACTCTCATATCGTCATTGG